A window of Actinomadura rubteroloni contains these coding sequences:
- a CDS encoding alcohol dehydrogenase catalytic domain-containing protein: protein MTAMLAARAHAGADALALEKIAVPEPRPGDVLVRVASAGLAPSLMKLLARGSFRHLPSTPGHEIAGTVAAVGPDADASLVGKRVRVHPGLSCRDCAYCRTDREQMCASAAMLGSGAHGTGPMPLYERYHDGGLAEFVRAPAWLVDVLPDRVGFDVAAKVQDFGNALRAVRTADLPPGGTLVVTAATGTMGTATVKLAPHLGASRLILVGRSAERLAAVAAISPLPARTVALDGLGADWETSGGLTRRLLDLAPGGADAVVDYLPHGAGTGQATAALATGATLVAMGGNRSPFPHTARDLQHHCWRVAGTRGCTRADTAAVLDLLGSGALTADELITHRFPLADVGAALTALTGRTEPIWMAVVNP from the coding sequence ATGACCGCGATGCTCGCCGCCCGCGCGCACGCCGGCGCGGACGCCCTGGCGCTGGAGAAGATCGCCGTGCCCGAGCCGAGGCCGGGCGACGTCCTGGTCCGCGTCGCGTCCGCCGGACTCGCGCCGAGCCTGATGAAGCTGCTCGCGCGCGGCTCGTTCCGGCATCTGCCGAGCACGCCCGGCCACGAGATCGCCGGGACGGTCGCCGCCGTCGGCCCGGACGCCGACGCGTCGCTGGTCGGCAAGCGCGTGCGCGTCCACCCCGGCCTGTCCTGCCGCGACTGCGCCTACTGCCGCACCGACCGCGAGCAGATGTGCGCGTCCGCCGCGATGCTCGGGTCCGGCGCGCACGGCACCGGGCCGATGCCGCTGTACGAGCGGTACCACGACGGCGGGCTCGCCGAGTTCGTCCGCGCGCCCGCCTGGCTCGTGGACGTCCTGCCCGACCGCGTCGGCTTCGACGTCGCCGCGAAGGTGCAGGACTTCGGGAATGCGCTGCGCGCCGTCCGCACCGCCGACCTGCCGCCCGGCGGGACGCTCGTCGTCACCGCCGCGACCGGCACGATGGGCACCGCGACGGTCAAGCTCGCCCCGCACCTCGGCGCGTCCCGGCTGATCCTGGTCGGACGGTCCGCCGAGCGCCTGGCCGCCGTCGCCGCGATCAGCCCGCTGCCCGCGCGGACCGTCGCGCTGGACGGACTCGGCGCGGACTGGGAGACCTCCGGCGGGCTCACCCGGCGGCTGCTGGACCTCGCGCCCGGCGGCGCCGACGCCGTCGTGGACTACCTCCCGCACGGCGCGGGCACCGGCCAGGCCACCGCCGCCCTCGCCACCGGCGCGACGCTCGTCGCGATGGGCGGCAACCGCTCGCCGTTCCCGCACACCGCCCGCGACCTGCAGCACCACTGCTGGCGCGTCGCCGGGACGCGCGGCTGCACGCGCGCCGACACCGCCGCCGTCCTGGACCTGCTCGGCTCCGGCGCGCTCACCGCCGACGAGCTGATCACGCACCGGTTCCCGCTCGCCGACGTCGGCGCCGCGCTCACCGCGCTCACCGGCCGGACCGAGCCGATCTGGATGGCGGTGGTGAACCCGTGA